The DNA segment GCAAGTTTTGTTATTTGCTTTAGTCCCACACACAAACTAAACTTTTGCATCTGACTGTGTTCTTGCAGGTGGTGCTCCCAGTTTCCTCCATCCACATCGTGAAAAAGCAAAACACGGCTTTGCTGGTACCAAATGCCTTGTCTATCCGCACCACAGGAGGAGACAAGGTTAGTTCCTCACCTTCAGCCCCCGCTGGCCTCTTATTAAACCAATGATAAAATTGACCTTGTGTTTGTTTTACTTCAAATGCCTTTTTTTCTCGTTTAGTTTTGACAGTAGTGACGATgcctaatgtgtttttttttccccttttctttcATTACTCAGTACCTCTTTGTGTCTCTGCGGAATAGAGAGGCATGTTATCAGCTGCTGCGTTCGCTCTGTCCTCAGCTGGAGGTGAGTGGCTCAGGTCCAGTGTTGAAAGATCTCACAACTTTCTGAAAACGAACAACAGTAACTCTTTGTAATACAGTCCAGCTAGATTTTCagcactgatttaaaaaaaaaaaaaaaaaaaaagttacagttTGGATAGCTTCATCTCCCAAATGTGACTGAAAAATTatcagtgtatttttcctcatgtcTTATTTATCCCACACATCTAGATACATGTATACAGTTATATTTCAGTGGTTGTGTTTGTGATATGCTGTTTCTGTTATTATTGCCACTGAGTACCATCTGCCAAATATCGTTTTCTGAAAATATGTGCAATATTGTAACAGAGGTTGACGGTATTGTTGTGCTGTATATTTTTCTAGAAGCTAAACTATACATATTTTTACTGTCGAAGAAAACGCAGACAATTTGatgcatttcacattaaaattgtATCTTACTGAAGTGTAGTTCTAAATACTTAAAACGGAAATGTTTCTGTTACAGGATGGCAGCACAAATAGTAGCCCCGTCTTCTCCTCGGCTGAGAATAGCTTCGACAAGAGCAAGCTTGTGGTAAGCAACTTACTGCACAGGCCTCAGTATTTTTAGAGATCacatatttaatggaaaaacttgaCAGGCTCTTCTCTTTTCACCGAACCACATTGTTCTCTAATCTCAACAGAACTCCAGCCAGTCCAGTTTAGATGAGAGCTTAGACCTCTTTGATGGCTCCGAATCGCAGTCATTACAAGACCAACCTGTGCAAAGACAACACAGAGGTGAGAGGTCAACAGCCATTCTAATTTGGATTCATAGGCTAACAAGCACACAGGCCTTTCTAATTAGTAGGAATTATCTTGAGTTAATTTGTTCATTGCTACTGTAACTTATGAGGAAGTATTGAAAGTCATCTCAATTTATTTTCAGTCTGAGTTAGCAGATGCGTAAACTCCATGATCTAAtagctcactttcactttttcTCCTTCAGAGACAGTGCCTAATGGAAATGGCTCCACTTTCAGGAGCTTGCATATGCAGCAGAGTGATAGCTCATCTTCAGAAGATCTGTCAGTATCAGGTAATGCAGTCATACACATGCCCTAAAATCTTTTATctactgatttatgtttttaaagCTTGCATAGTTAAACCAGATTTAGGTCTTCAGAGAAGTTAACCTACCAACATAATGCTCACATTTCCTTTTCCTGACTCAGGTGGATCTTGGGTATGGAGCGTGACAGAAAAGGCCCGGTCCCTGCTGGTTCAGAGAGAGGCTAGCACCCTGAACACCCTACTCTTCATTTACTTGATTTTGTGAGTAGCACCTACTTTTACTCCTTTGTCATGTCTCCTTTCTCATGTTAGGTTCACTAAGTATTAAGGTGTGGTCTTCTCCATGTATCTGCCTAAAACTTTAAGCTACAGAAAAGCTGAGGACTCGTACTAGAGCCAGTAAAAGGCAGTGGGTTTGACCCgtcctgttgttgttgttccagggttgtgctgctgctgctgtcttcaGGCTACATAGGTTTGCGTATTGTGGCCTTGGAGGAACAGCTGACATCTCTGGGTGCACTACCTGAGTTTACTTTACAAAGCGGGTAAGACATCTCTAATTTTCATCACATTTAAGAACATTAGCCACCAGACTTCACAGATTTTCAATTTACCAGGACTCATTTATCTCACATAACTAATGATTTTTACATCTTACTTTAACAAGGGTGTAAATAAAGACACATTTGATTTCTTTGAACAGTATCCAGTCTTAAGATAGTGCTTTACATAAGTATTGCTCAGGCTGCAGCCATTTGTTTAATATGACCGCCCATAGTATTAATTGTTTCTTAATTTGATTAAAGATGCcaagatttttttcatttcactcttGCAATGACCTAGTTTTGATCTTCAGAATATATTTATCCTGATAGCCTGATAACAACTTTCATGTTCTTGTGAATTCTGTATTTACCCTGTTGCATAATTAGCTTTGTGTCACTTCGGGGAAACTGTACAAGTGAATGCCTGTAACAGGTGTGGTCATGTTGCTAAGTAACTTAATGCGAGGGAATTAAGCCTGTATTTCATTGTATCATACTGAACTAGTTTCCTCCTGCCTTTTGATATAGGTATCAACAGGACACATAACCCTTGCTGACGGAAGGAGAGATTGGTTGACTTGTGACTGGAGGATTATTTCGGGCCTCTTCCCAACAGAACCCACCGGGAGAAATTTCACGTGCTCGGACTGTGATCCCCATGTAGCCTGCGTTGTAGGCTGGAGGAAGAGTGGCCAACCTGTGCAATTTGAGACACCTTGTTAACTTGAAGGGCTATACTTCCTCCTAGTGCAGTATACTAAAGGACATGCCACGATTTCTGTGACACAGAGCCAAGCCAAAATGTATACACCTGCCTGGTTGCAGCGTGTCAGTCATTGAAACCAAAGCCAAACGGCTCTGATCTAGCAACGTGCCATTTCAGAGGCACTTTATACGAACTGTTTCACATCTGGAACTTGTGTTATCCATTGTCCTACATACATTCTTTTCCCTGAGCATGCAATCTGAACAGGGCTATACCAATCAGCATTAGCCTGCTGTAGTGTGTATTATTGCACCTCAACACCAGGGATGTAGTGCTATGCATTGCCAAAGATGCACACAGTGCACGTCTTTTGCATGAGTGCACAGAGATGACTTTAAATTCTTTTCTCTCTCATTTGCCCTTCGATGTGTCCATCATACCTACAGAATCTTTCTCTTAAATGGTTCTTATCTTCTTAATTAACTATGGGTTGAAATGACGACAAGTGAAATCTCAAATTCAGATCAGCTCATGAAGGCTTGATACTCTTCCTGATGGTCCTATCATTTCTCTCTTTTTCCAATCAGCAGTGATTGCAGTATTATTTCCTCGTCTTTGGCATGATTTAAACCTGTTTAATGATCAATGCtcagaggtgattttttttttttttttttcctcccctccaGTCTCAACTGGATGAATGCATCATCAATGCACAAGTATTTAGTACAGTAGGACAGAAGATACCTCTGTGGTTGTCCACGGTATCTGTATGTTTTCATGTCCAACTTTTCTATTAACCTTGGTCCTCAAAGGTAGATTTGAGGTCTGTTATGTTCAGATGTCTGTTCATGTAATGTCTGACAGGAAAATTCAACCACCACATGTTTAAGACCCTGGGCCTCTTGAGGACCAAGTGGCATTTCCAGAATCTTCAGGTTATTTCAAGTAGCACCGATAATGTATTTGTAACATTCATGCATGTGTCTACAATATCGACACTTGACTGACACTGTATATGCATTCTCTCATTTCAGAAGAGAATTTAAAACCACACTTGCTCTACGGTCTAAGTTTTGGCAGCAAAAAAAAGTGGTCCCAAAAGAAATTTCAATATGCAACTAACTATTATGCAtggcaaaaatgtaatttatcTTTGTGTGCTGTTTTTAAATGGAGCTTGATGTTTGTGGGGAAGAAATTGTGctaggaaaaaagaaaaatgtgagtgAAAGGAATGGCTCGAGAGAGCGAGCGCACTTTAAAACAATGTGCTTTGTCTGTCACAATTTGAAAAATTATGTTTGAACTGAAAAGAAATGGCAAAGCTGGCGTTCTGTGGTATCTGACGGTGCTAAGACCTTTTTAAATAGTTTTCACTCAGGGGTGGTGGCCACTACCTTCAGGTGGCTTAGGTTCTAAACTTTAGTCATTTCAAAGTCTTTTGCTTTTGATGGGGTCCACACTCTGAACATCTTGGCATTAGTAGTTCTCAAATGTCCATTTGAGGAAGAGCGTGTCTTTTAATGGAGATCACTTGGCTTTAATAATTGACAAATCAGTTATTCAGCTTTTTGGAATGCTTGCCTTTTTTCCCACTTATGACCTGTTTAAATTGGTAACATTGCATATCAGCGCCACATCTCAATGACTCTACATCAACCTGTAGGTGTGGATGCTAAAGAGATTTTGTGAGCTGGCGTTAACTCTTCTGCATCTGGGTTCAGGGGAGTTCTGTTCATACCTGCAGCCAAGGTTTTTGTCAACATACTATACACAGTACTGTCAGTTCTTACAATCCCCCAGCAGGGGGCAGCGCACACCCACTGTCCTCCAGAGGACTCAATGCAAGATTCTCAATGATGAGGACAGTATAAGTGTGGTTTTGCACTATTCAAAGTGTTGTAAATAATTTTGTATTGATTTGTTAATGTCCTTAATTCTGCTATGGTcctatatatatttatttgcattctgTGTAATTCAAAGTAGTCTCTGTGAGATGGCTTTGCTATTGTTCAAAATAAATCGGATGTTGAGAagtaaataattttgtttcctgTGTTAATGCTGTCATCTGGAATTTTGTTTCTACACAGGACTGTAGTAGTCATTCTGGTAAAGTGTTGAGAAAGTGAAAGTACTGCTGTTAATGCAAAGCACATGATGAAATGTTTACCAAATTCCATTGAAATACCTCAACAAAAGCATCAGAATGAACCCAGAAACTCAAAACAGAAACCAAATACTGAAGTTTTTGTTCTGAGTTCCATTGTTTTTCTGTGAATCTTGGTCTATGGGGTAGACTGTCCCCCTCTACTGGTCAGCTGTGTCTCTTATATTTGGTATATGGCTGCCATCTTGTGGAGAGTCTCGGTACAGATTTGTATTGTAATATTAAATTTAGACCAGACATATgaattttgttttaatgcaaaacagAAGTGACAAATTTTAAAACAAGTCCATAAATACTTAGAAACAGATGTTTATACACAagcaaatattccttttgagagTCTTTGGTATATATGTGGTTAATATATTATGCAAATCAGCTGGAGTTTTACAATGACTCTCAAGtcagtgttttctgtttatttcattatttgtaggtacTTAGAAGCAGCAGAGACACCAGTTGCAACAGCTTAAGTCAGATGTTTGCCTTGTTCAGCTGTCTGGGACATTTGAAGGAGGAGGTTCTGCAGTGGTCCTCTGATAAGCACAGAGCTGAAACACACCTGACACAAAAAGAAGCAAATTAAGATGAATCAACTCTCATTCTTAACCCGTTAAGACCCAGTagtacttttgaggcagttccaaaatatttttttctctgtatttaatttgTCTCAACTGAttgatcactatttattataatattatcctctgttttttgcagtttttcagtaaaaatcatgtattttcctatatttaaattactgatcatgttttttgttcataaaatctcagcagaaagttgagggttattacatcagaaaacgagaaaactaatgaaaaagtgactttttcagtcaaatctatcattaactgaacataaacccagtgtgtccatctgctgtcattgatccaactccatgggttttactggtgaatcaatgttgtagttgtagaagatgacagtgtttccacggtaactacggagcctctgaacgtccaaaagggtcatatctgatgaccatgaaaacatgacaaactgcattttacactaattatttacatggatggataggattagtggatcagatgttattaaacattttagatcagtagatgcttttggttgctgatggctgtttgggtctttatgatttTTGTTGTCAAGAAACACAAGTCAGACTTTGTCACTATCAAAGTTCTTTGTCCTTGTCTATTATCATCTTGGTAACATCAGTAAATTCTTTAATATATtatttcaagattgttttttttaaataatattaggACAATACAGTTTTGGTCCTTGAGACAGATTTCATGTTCCTTTGCATACTTTTACTCTGGACACTTTCGTCAGCCTGCAGTTTACTCACATTTCCCAAAATTAACTCATGAAGACCCTTTTGTGTCagatcccaaattaatttttctctatttctacctttcctaactgatttatcaccaatttgttttatataatattatcctctgtattttgcattttttggtgtaaatcatgtatttccctatattaaattcactgagcatgtagatgtttatgaaaactcacagtaattTCAAAATTAATTTAATCAAAACAGagataaatgaagaaaaagtgtcttttcccaataaaatctatcattaactgaacataaaccaagtgtgtccatccactgtcactgatccaaatccatgggttttactggtgaatcaatgttatagaagatgatggtgtttctatggtaactacggagcctctgaacttccaaatgggtcatatctgatgaccatgaaaagatgaataactgtattttacaccaattatttacatgtattgataggatttaatggatcaacaggttttaaacgctttagatcagtagatggtttgtgtcaccggtagctggtctttatgggttaaactaaaatACAAGATACCTGCTGCGAAAGCCAAGATGATAGCGACCCATCCAATGATGTAGGACCATGAAAACCTCCAGTCCACGAAGCGTTTGCCAAAAAAAGTGACCGTCACTCCAGTGTAAATTGCCAAAGCCAGTAAAGCAAGAAACCCTGATAAAAAAAAGAGggatttcagaaaaaaaactaaatagtATACACTAAAATATTTAGCACGTGTCATATTTAGCATCATTCCCATAACGCATTTTACACAGATTTGTagtatttacaggggttggacaaaataatggaaacaccttcacctcaagatgataatgccccaatccatacagctagaattgttaaagaatggcatgaggaacattctaatgaagttgagcatcacGTATGGCCGGcgcagtccccagacctcaacattattgagcatttatggtcagttttagagattcaagtaagacgtcgatttccaccaccatcgtctgtaaaagagttggagggtattctaactgaagaatggcttaaaattcctttggaaacaattcacaagttgtatgaatcaatacctcggagaattgaggctgtaattgccgcaaaaggcggacctacaccatattaacttatattttgttgattttttaaggtgtttccattattttgtccaacccctgtatatttttaatggaaaaaactatAAACACACAGGTTAACATAGGTGCGTTACCTGACAGGACCAGGGCGATGCCTCCAGTGCGGACCCTTCTGTTCTTGGTGCCGTTAGTGAAAGCGCTCAGGCCCAGAACCACACCAGCAAAGCAGCTGAGCACCGACAGCAACATGAAGGCCCGGGTCGCATCCCAGAAGGCTGTGCACAGAGACGCACATCAGCAAATACTTACATACATGTAATTCTACAGGTATACTAGTTACATCATActtcactgtaaataaatcagTTAATGATGATATATATGGCtatcagatgtaaaaaaaaaaaaaaaagaactttgtgGTCATTATCACATAGAATGGTTCattgtgcactgttaggctaCATATAACACAATATCAGTGTTTTGGTAGAGTATTAGTGTTTGATTCTATCGTTAGGAGTAGAAATAGTCAGAACCTATAAATACCACAATGTAAGAAGCAGAGTGCCTCctttatttgtgttttggttATAGAATATTactaaacatatataataatatataaaacataacTCTAAAGGAGCATTTTAATATTGCAGTTTACCAAAATGGAGCCAAAATTTTAATGGAGATGGGTAGTATCTCATATGGTATGATGTGTTTATGTCATCtatgtttattttaaatattgtagagtaaaaacaaaaacactgtttgacttctttattttttttttttagcaattgtAAGAGATTGAAATGtgctaaatttcatatatttcaatAAGATGAGTTGGAAAACAAAGGCCAAATATGCTGGTTAGATGATGTTTTCAATGcacatgataaagtgttattacatacagtacatatgtcGTAGATTACGTACATTTACACGATAGATTCACTAGAAATATTCTGAAAAGTGAacgtattgtaatgtgcagacagtgttttaaagtagatctggtagctctgagacacacattcattttcagtaaaactcattctttcattaattctcagaatttcacattttgacccaagactatatCTTGGAAAccacaaccaaccagcatttttgacttacatttttcattattagtgactcaaacatgGTAAAGTTtctctacttttattctggagtattttacttgtagaccagtgatactCTCAGTGAAATGTAATGAAGTAGAGGTTTAAAGTATCAACACAGTACTTGACTTAATGTACTTTCCATCACTGCAGAGCACTTATGTTCATTAACATACTGGGAATTTCCCCCAAAACACCTGATGGGCTACTGGTAATGTTGAGGATGTGTGAGAACAGCAGGTGCTCACCTACAGTGATGGTGTGGGCGTGGCATTTGTGGTTAATGCAGAACCTCCAGAGCCCTTGATTGGCTGAGCTGCCCGAGTAGCGATACTGCATCCAGAAGTCGGTTGCCGTGGAGACGATGAGAAGCACGAGGGCGGCCACCCCGCAGAGTGTGCCTCCTCCTGCTAAAGTGTACAGCATCGTGAAGAAGCTGTGGGGAGCTCTGTCCTGTTAAACATCCAGCAGCTGTTCAGGGGAGAGTGGGCATGAGTGAGGACACGCACGCTGTAAAAACACCAGCAAAACATCAACTGAAATGTCCAAGGCAAAAATCAACAGTTTTaagcctttaacccctgatgagCGTTCTggatgtatgatttattttgaatattcagaacaattcaaccatttgctcaataggaataATTAGagaacatgctgatagaataaataaaatatgtctttccatagacatctgagcatgctcagtgcatctCCTGCCGCCTGTGGTATAGGGggcaaaacacagcagtgagtgagactgactcgatAAAAAATTTGATTTGGGCTTTTTTTGACACCgctttccttgtggttttttgcttttactgtggtttgcagtgttgtggtgatgttccttttttctttcttctttttttactgtgtttttacagttGGTAGGTACATAGGTAGGTAAGGTAGGTACAGTAGATAAGTAGGtacagtagatagatagatagatagatagatagatagatagatagatagatagatagatagatagatagatagatagatagatagatagatagatagatagatagatagatagatagatagaaccctaacaccaaccctaaccctaactccaacCCTAACACCAACCGTAACCCTAACTCCAACCCTAACCtctaccctaaccccaaccctaacctcaaccctagccctaaccccaaccctaacctcaaccacaaccctaaccacaaccctaaccccaaccccaaccccaaccctagctctaaccccaaccctaaccccaaccctagccctaaccctaactctaacctcaACCGTAAccccaaccctagccctaaccccaaccctaactctaactctaactctaaccccaaccctaacctcaaccctaaccccaaccctaacactaacatCAACCCTAACCTCAACCACAACCCTAACCCCAATCCTAACCTCAACCTgcaccctaaccccaaccctaacctcaacccgaaccctaacctcaaccctaactccaaccctaaccctaacctcaaccctaactctaactccaaccctaaccctaacctcaaccctaactctaacccaaccctaactccaaccctaacctcaaccacaaccctaaccccaaccctagccctaaccctaaccccaaccctaactctaaccccaaccctaacctcaaccccaaccctaactctaacccaaccctaaccccaaccctagccctaaccccaaccctaactctaacaccaaccctaacctcaaccctaaccccaaccctagccctaaccctaactctaaccccaaccctaaccacaaccctaacctcaaccccaaccctagccctaaccctaacctcaaccctaaccccaaccctaactctaacaccaaccctaacctcaacccaaaccctaaccctaagtccaaccctaacctcaaccacaaccctaaccccaaccctagcccttaccccaaccctaactctaaccccaaccctaacctcaaccacaaccctaaccccaaccctagcccttaccctaacctcaaccctaactctaaccccaaccctaacctcaacctcaaccctaactctaaccccaaccctaacctcaaccctaaccccaaccccaaccctaaccctaactccaaccctaatcctaactccaaccctaacctgtaccctaaccccaaccctaactctaaccctaacctcaaccac comes from the Sphaeramia orbicularis chromosome 4, fSphaOr1.1, whole genome shotgun sequence genome and includes:
- the lim2.2 gene encoding lens intrinsic membrane protein 2.2, which codes for MLYTLAGGGTLCGVAALVLLIVSTATDFWMQYRYSGSSANQGLWRFCINHKCHAHTITVAFWDATRAFMLLSVLSCFAGVVLGLSAFTNGTKNRRVRTGGIALVLSGFLALLALAIYTGVTVTFFGKRFVDWRFSWSYIIGWVAIILAFAAGVFQLCAYQRTTAEPPPSNVPDS
- the LOC115417851 gene encoding GRAM domain-containing protein 2B isoform X2, encoding MPTVSRYISFRSSKRFKFSSNYPVESSGGGLPAKVKKSRSSLSNASIKKVETRKALSLEAAQLEIQQQHKTLTRQVAIRSQTFDVETRGFERTEGSGPQSSFIKHNKTFHKLFPDIPESEDLIHAYLCALQKEVPYHGRLYITDRHACFYSSVLLKDTKVVLPVSSIHIVKKQNTALLVPNALSIRTTGGDKYLFVSLRNREACYQLLRSLCPQLEDGSTNSSPVFSSAENSFDKSKLVNSSQSSLDESLDLFDGSESQSLQDQPVQRQHRETVPNGNGSTFRSLHMQQSDSSSSEDLSVSGGSWVWSVTEKARSLLVQREASTLNTLLFIYLILVVLLLLSSGYIGLRIVALEEQLTSLGALPEFTLQSGYQQDT
- the LOC115417851 gene encoding GRAM domain-containing protein 2B isoform X1, whose product is MLENKRERLKTFLRKIDEKAIVRIKHFMKESNYPVESSGGGLPAKVKKSRSSLSNASIKKVETRKALSLEAAQLEIQQQHKTLTRQVAIRSQTFDVETRGFERTEGSGPQSSFIKHNKTFHKLFPDIPESEDLIHAYLCALQKEVPYHGRLYITDRHACFYSSVLLKDTKVVLPVSSIHIVKKQNTALLVPNALSIRTTGGDKYLFVSLRNREACYQLLRSLCPQLEDGSTNSSPVFSSAENSFDKSKLVNSSQSSLDESLDLFDGSESQSLQDQPVQRQHRETVPNGNGSTFRSLHMQQSDSSSSEDLSVSGGSWVWSVTEKARSLLVQREASTLNTLLFIYLILVVLLLLSSGYIGLRIVALEEQLTSLGALPEFTLQSGYQQDT